TTGATTGTCTTAATTCCTACTGGTGCCATTATTTATTCTCAAATGAGTGGAAACTTAAATAGTGGGAAAACGGCATCACCAACTAGTTCAACGAGTGTTGTTAGTAGTAGTACTACAAAAGAATCTGAAACAAAATCAACCGAGTCAGCAAAATCTAGTACTGAAATGACAGAATCTTCATCTACTACTGTAGAAAGCACTTCTGAAACATTTAGTGATGTGGAAGTACCTAAAAATGACCCATCAACAAGAGGTCAAGTTACTCAAAATGAAACAGAGCAAAATCAAAATGATCAAACTAATACACAAAATCAAGGTCAACCAGCATCTCAAACCCCTGGTGGTGGAACTGTGTCATATGGTCAAGGAGATAGCACAAGATCATTATGGAAAATTTCTCAAGAAGCTGGTATTACTTTAGACCAACTTTATCAATTAAATCCAGGTGTGACAGCTGAAAATGTCCAACCAGGGCAAGCAATTAGAGTGAAATAATAATCATTTAAGTCGTCTTAGGGCGGCTTTTTGATTAGTGTAAAAAGGAAGAGGAAAGACGTCGATGAGTAAACAGATTCAAGTGGCAATTGATGGACCAGCATCTGCTGGAAAAAGTACGGTAGCAAAAATTTTAGCCAAAAAAATGGGATATATTTATTGTGATACAGGCGCAATGTATCGCGTTGTGACGTATCATGCTTTAGAACATAAAATTAATTTAAAAAACACTGACGAATTAATGAATGCTTTATCTCATCTAAACATTTCTTTTGATTATGTTGAAGGCATTCAACATGTTTATGCTAATGGAGTGGATGTAACAGATGCGATTCGTATGCCAGACGTAACAAACCATGTGTCTGAAGTGGCGGCTATTAAAGAAGTCAGACACGAATTAGTTAATCGTCAAAAAAATATATCAGCTTCGCAAAATATTGTGATGGATGGTCGAGATATTGGAACGGTTGTATTACCGGATGCGGATTTAAAAATATTTTTAGTTGCAAGTGTTAAAGAAAGAGCGGAACGTCGCTATAAAGAAAATAGAACAAAAGGCATTATGACAAGCCTAGACGAACTACAAAAAGAAATAGAAGATAGGGATTATTATGACTCACATCGGAAAGAGTCTCCTTTAGTTCAAGCAAACGACGCAATAAAAGTGGATACAACAGGATTATCTATAGAAGAAGTTGTAAAAGTTATAGAAAATGAACTTAAAAAGGTAATTTCATCTCAAAATAATAGATAATACTAGTAAAGTCTTTTTATTTTATGTAGAATATAAGTAAGTAGTAAAAATCAAGTAAGTGTTGCTTAGGAGGATAAGGATATTATGGCAGATGAAACAATGTTAGATGCAATTGAAAGTGTTCAAGATGTAAGAGTTGGTGATTTAGTACAAGGTGAAATTTTAGCCGTTGATGATAATAAGCAAGCTGTTGTTGGCATTATCGGTGCTGGAGTTGAAGGTGTCATTCCTTTAAAAGAATTATCAACGATTCCAGTGGAAAACGTCACAGACGTTGTTTCAATTGGTGATATTATGGATTTAGTTGTTATTTCTGAAATCGGAAAAGATAAAGAAAATGGTAGCTATCTATTGTCTAAACGTCGCTTAGATGCACGTAAAATATGGCAAGAAATTGAAGATAAATTTAAAGATGGTGAACTAATCGAAGGACCTGTAACAGATGTTGTTAAAGGTGGGTTAGTTGTTGATGTTGGTGTGAGAGGATTTGTTCCTGCATCAATGGTATCTGATCACTTCGTATCAGATTTTTCTGAATACAAAGGTCAAACCTTAACGTTTAAAATTGTTGAAATTGAACCATCAGAAAACCGTCTAATCCTTTCTCATAGAGCCGTGTTAGAAGCAGAAAAAGCAAACGCAAAAGAAGAGGTTTTTGGTAAATTAGTTGCCGGTGACGTGGTGACTGGTAAAGTGGCTCGTTTAACAGACTTT
This genomic stretch from Vagococcus sp. CY52-2 harbors:
- a CDS encoding LysM domain-containing protein yields the protein MSKDKSNLTEDKKEELNEQESWDQEIYEDDGSRTNRRSKSEKRTWFVVSIIVILFLIVLIPTGAIIYSQMSGNLNSGKTASPTSSTSVVSSSTTKESETKSTESAKSSTEMTESSSTTVESTSETFSDVEVPKNDPSTRGQVTQNETEQNQNDQTNTQNQGQPASQTPGGGTVSYGQGDSTRSLWKISQEAGITLDQLYQLNPGVTAENVQPGQAIRVK
- the cmk gene encoding (d)CMP kinase → MSKQIQVAIDGPASAGKSTVAKILAKKMGYIYCDTGAMYRVVTYHALEHKINLKNTDELMNALSHLNISFDYVEGIQHVYANGVDVTDAIRMPDVTNHVSEVAAIKEVRHELVNRQKNISASQNIVMDGRDIGTVVLPDADLKIFLVASVKERAERRYKENRTKGIMTSLDELQKEIEDRDYYDSHRKESPLVQANDAIKVDTTGLSIEEVVKVIENELKKVISSQNNR
- the rpsA gene encoding 30S ribosomal protein S1, which gives rise to MADETMLDAIESVQDVRVGDLVQGEILAVDDNKQAVVGIIGAGVEGVIPLKELSTIPVENVTDVVSIGDIMDLVVISEIGKDKENGSYLLSKRRLDARKIWQEIEDKFKDGELIEGPVTDVVKGGLVVDVGVRGFVPASMVSDHFVSDFSEYKGQTLTFKIVEIEPSENRLILSHRAVLEAEKANAKEEVFGKLVAGDVVTGKVARLTDFGAFVDLGGVDGLVHVSEISHAHVSKPSDVLTSGEEVTVKVLSVDPEKERVSLSIKETLPGPWDDIESKASVGSVLEGTVKRLTTFGAFVEVLPGVEGLVHISQISHKHIATPHEELNEGDVVQVKVLDVSEENRRIGLSIKALQEKEDEVVVEEDDYVMPEESTGFTLGDVLGEDLTGK